From Hymenobacter sedentarius, a single genomic window includes:
- the ftsH gene encoding ATP-dependent zinc metalloprotease FtsH: MSDKNPNNNKKKKPLMPAPNPRPGVQLWVLAGLLVFLFGVMWVNNLNSPAKINQQRFEQMLAAGDVREITIINEKLVEVSLKTEALAKPEYRQELTRRTPFGTTGAGAQFYFPVVDAKLFQEDLDRIQKTLPEAQRLPLNIDSRQSPGDYVGTYGFIILMIVGFWFLMRRMGSAAGPGGQIFSIGKSRAALFEGGDKVKITFKDVAGLEEAKEEVQEIVEFLKNPSKFTILGGKIPKGALLVGPPGTGKTLLAKAVAGEADVPFFSLSGSDFVEMFVGVGAARVRDLFKQAKAKAPCIIFIDEIDAVGRSRSRGSVPGGNDERENTLNSLLVEMDGFGTDSGVIILAATNRPDTLDSALLRPGRFDRQISIDKPDINGRTEIFQVHLKPLTLGPDVDARRLSAQTPGFAGAEIANVCNEAALIAARRDKKMVTDQDFTDAIDRVIGGLEKKNKIISPGEKRIVAYHEAGHAIAGWFLEHVDPLVKVSIVPRGVAALGYAQYLPKEQFLYNTEQLTDEMCMALGGRAAEELVFGKISTGALSDLERITKMAYSIVTMYGMNAKLGNVSFYDSKGQNEYGFSKPYSEATSQMIDEEVRTIIENAYTRTKELLTERRHELEVVAKELLEKEVLQQEDLTRLVGKRPFDSQTNYQAHMAGTDRSETESEVKGEQAAAGKLGNDLPDLHLPGMDDDRTSRPGSDVEAGSATTPA, from the coding sequence ATGTCGGATAAAAATCCCAATAACAATAAAAAGAAAAAGCCCCTGATGCCGGCCCCCAATCCGCGGCCGGGCGTGCAGCTGTGGGTGTTGGCCGGCTTGCTGGTTTTCTTGTTCGGGGTCATGTGGGTCAATAACCTGAACTCGCCCGCCAAAATCAACCAGCAGCGCTTCGAGCAGATGCTGGCGGCCGGCGACGTGCGGGAAATCACCATCATCAACGAAAAGTTGGTGGAGGTGAGCCTCAAGACCGAAGCCTTGGCCAAGCCAGAGTACCGGCAGGAGCTGACGCGGCGCACCCCCTTCGGTACCACCGGGGCCGGGGCGCAGTTCTACTTCCCCGTCGTCGACGCCAAGCTTTTTCAGGAGGACCTGGACCGCATCCAGAAAACCCTGCCGGAAGCCCAGCGCCTGCCGCTCAACATCGACTCCCGGCAAAGCCCAGGGGACTACGTGGGCACCTACGGCTTCATCATCCTGATGATTGTCGGCTTCTGGTTCCTGATGCGCCGCATGGGCAGCGCCGCGGGCCCCGGTGGGCAGATTTTCAGCATTGGCAAGAGCCGCGCGGCCTTGTTTGAAGGCGGCGATAAGGTGAAAATCACCTTTAAAGACGTTGCCGGCCTCGAAGAAGCCAAGGAGGAAGTGCAGGAGATTGTGGAGTTCCTCAAGAACCCCAGCAAGTTCACCATCCTCGGCGGTAAGATTCCGAAAGGTGCTTTGCTGGTGGGCCCTCCCGGCACCGGCAAGACCCTGCTGGCCAAAGCCGTAGCCGGCGAAGCCGACGTGCCGTTCTTCTCGCTTTCGGGCTCCGACTTCGTCGAGATGTTTGTCGGCGTGGGCGCGGCCCGGGTGCGCGACCTGTTCAAGCAAGCCAAAGCCAAGGCGCCCTGCATCATCTTCATCGATGAGATTGACGCCGTGGGCCGTAGCCGCTCGCGGGGCTCCGTGCCCGGCGGCAACGACGAGCGCGAAAACACCCTGAACTCGCTGCTGGTGGAGATGGACGGCTTCGGTACCGATTCCGGCGTCATCATTCTGGCTGCCACTAACCGCCCCGATACCCTAGACTCCGCCCTGCTGCGGCCCGGCCGGTTCGACCGTCAAATCAGCATCGACAAGCCGGACATCAACGGGCGCACCGAGATTTTCCAGGTGCACCTCAAGCCCCTGACCCTGGGCCCCGACGTAGACGCCCGCCGTCTGTCGGCCCAGACGCCCGGCTTTGCCGGCGCCGAGATTGCCAACGTCTGCAACGAAGCGGCCCTGATTGCCGCCCGCCGCGACAAGAAAATGGTGACTGACCAAGACTTTACCGACGCCATTGACCGCGTAATTGGTGGCCTGGAGAAGAAAAACAAAATCATCTCGCCCGGCGAGAAACGCATCGTGGCCTACCACGAAGCCGGGCACGCCATCGCGGGCTGGTTCCTGGAGCACGTCGACCCCTTGGTGAAAGTGAGCATTGTGCCCCGGGGTGTAGCAGCATTGGGTTATGCGCAGTACCTGCCCAAAGAGCAGTTTCTGTACAACACCGAGCAGCTGACCGACGAAATGTGCATGGCCCTGGGTGGCCGCGCCGCCGAAGAGTTGGTGTTCGGCAAAATCTCCACCGGCGCCCTGAGCGACCTGGAGCGCATCACCAAGATGGCTTATTCCATCGTGACCATGTACGGCATGAACGCCAAGCTCGGCAACGTGTCGTTCTACGACTCGAAAGGGCAGAACGAATACGGCTTCTCGAAGCCTTATTCGGAAGCTACGTCGCAAATGATTGACGAAGAAGTTCGTACCATCATCGAAAACGCCTACACCCGCACCAAGGAGCTGCTCACCGAGCGGCGCCATGAGCTGGAAGTAGTAGCCAAGGAACTGCTGGAGAAAGAAGTGCTCCAGCAGGAAGACCTGACCCGCCTCGTGGGCAAGCGCCCCTTCGACAGCCAGACCAACTACCAGGCCCACATGGCCGGTACCGACCGCAGCGAAACCGAGAGCGAAGTGAAAGGCGAACAAGCCGCGGCTGGCAAACTCGGCAACGACCTGCCCGACCTGCACCTGCCCGGCATGGACGACGACCGCACCTCGCGCCCCGGTTCGGATGTGGAAGCGGGCAGCGCCACAACTCCCGCATAG
- a CDS encoding UDP-2,3-diacylglucosamine diphosphatase: protein MKPPRMLPDLALPPGRRVYFASDFHLGAPNAAASLERERRIVRWLDEAAQDAAAIYLLGDIFDFWFEYKHAIPRGFIRLQGKLAELTDAGLPVTIFTGNHDMWMFGYFTQEMGIPVLRQEVSQRIGNQLFHIGHGDGLGPKDYSYKALKQVFTSSTAQWLFARLHPNFGIGMANKWSRHSRLQNGEADAKYFGEEEWLLQYCREVETLTHHDYYVFGHRHLPLDIAVGPGSRYVNLGEWVNYCSYGVYDGNELALRHFEK, encoded by the coding sequence ATGAAGCCACCCCGCATGCTACCCGACCTGGCGCTACCGCCCGGCCGCCGGGTGTACTTCGCCTCCGACTTTCACCTGGGTGCCCCCAATGCTGCGGCGTCGCTGGAACGGGAGCGGCGCATCGTGCGCTGGCTGGACGAGGCAGCCCAGGATGCCGCGGCCATCTACCTACTGGGCGACATTTTCGACTTCTGGTTTGAGTACAAGCACGCCATTCCGCGCGGCTTCATTCGCCTGCAGGGCAAGCTGGCCGAGCTGACGGATGCCGGCTTGCCCGTGACCATCTTCACCGGCAACCACGACATGTGGATGTTTGGCTACTTCACCCAAGAAATGGGCATTCCGGTGCTGCGCCAGGAAGTGTCGCAGCGCATCGGCAACCAGCTCTTTCATATTGGCCATGGCGACGGGCTTGGGCCCAAAGACTACAGCTACAAGGCGCTGAAACAGGTGTTTACGTCCTCCACGGCGCAATGGCTCTTTGCGCGCCTGCATCCCAACTTTGGCATCGGCATGGCCAACAAGTGGAGCCGCCACAGCCGCCTGCAAAACGGCGAGGCCGACGCCAAATATTTTGGGGAAGAAGAGTGGCTGCTGCAATACTGCCGGGAAGTCGAAACCCTCACGCACCACGATTACTACGTGTTCGGCCACCGGCACTTACCCCTCGACATTGCCGTAGGCCCCGGCAGCCGCTACGTGAACCTGGGTGAATGGGTCAATTATTGCTCCTATGGCGTGTACGATGGCAATGAACTGGCCCTGCGGCATTTTGAGAAGTAA
- a CDS encoding LutC/YkgG family protein, producing MSESSRDVVLARIRQGLAQPAPLPPRPNFASPVHPPLNNSDAVVAFAESFQRVGGEFYYCESLAHLAVQIAGFQQRQQVGAPYVWEPQIQALLRAAGVAFKADEADFVEHADLGLTSCEALVARTGSVLVSAATASGRRLSIYPDQHLVLARPSQVVAEIGEALRVVQAKFGAQMPSMVSLTSGPSRTADIEKTLVLGAHGPRRLALFLLEDDAELIPN from the coding sequence ATGTCCGAATCTTCCCGCGACGTTGTGCTGGCTCGCATCCGCCAGGGACTGGCGCAGCCCGCTCCGCTACCGCCCCGGCCCAACTTTGCCTCCCCTGTGCACCCGCCGCTGAACAACAGCGACGCAGTAGTAGCTTTTGCGGAGAGCTTTCAGCGCGTGGGTGGCGAGTTCTACTACTGCGAGTCGCTGGCGCATCTGGCCGTGCAAATTGCTGGTTTCCAGCAGCGGCAGCAGGTGGGCGCGCCCTACGTGTGGGAGCCCCAGATACAGGCCTTGCTGCGGGCCGCCGGCGTGGCGTTCAAAGCCGACGAAGCTGACTTTGTTGAGCACGCTGATTTGGGGCTGACCTCGTGCGAGGCCTTGGTGGCGCGCACGGGCAGCGTGCTGGTTTCGGCCGCCACGGCCAGCGGGCGCCGGCTCAGCATCTACCCCGACCAGCACCTGGTACTGGCCCGGCCCAGCCAGGTGGTGGCCGAAATAGGGGAGGCCCTGCGCGTGGTGCAGGCAAAGTTTGGCGCGCAGATGCCTTCCATGGTATCGCTCACCTCCGGCCCCAGCCGCACCGCCGATATTGAAAAAACCTTAGTGCTCGGGGCTCACGGCCCGCGCCGCTTGGCGCTCTTTCTCCTGGAAGATGACGCTGAGCTTATTCCTAATTAA